Genomic DNA from Niallia circulans:
ACTTACTCCAGAAGATCTGCCAATAATTGAAAAGGAAATGGCAAAAATCATCAATGAAAACTTGGAAATCATTCGTAAAGAAGTAAGCCGTGATGATGCGGTTAAGCTATTTACGGAGATGGATGATGAATACAAGCTTGAGCTGATTGAAGCAATTCCGGCAAATGAGACAGTAACATTATATGAGCAAGGCGAATTTATTGACCTGTGCCGCGGTGTGCATGTGCCTTCTACAGGTAAATTGAAGGAATTCAAACTATTGAATATTGCAGGAGCATACTGGAGAGGTAATAGTGACAATAAAATGCTGCAGCGTATTTATGGAACTGCCTTCTTCAAAAAAGCAGATCTTAATGAGCATCTTCGTTTATTGGAAGAAGCAAAAGAAAGAGATCACCGTAAAATCGGTAAAGAGCTTGATTTGTTTATGACATCTCAAAAAGTCGGACAAGGTCTTCCATTGTGGCTGCCAAAAGGTGCAACAGTCAGACGAATTTTGGAAAGATACATTGTTGATAAAGAAGAAAGATTAGGCTATCAGCATGTATACACACCAATCATGGGTAGTGTTGATCTTTACAAGACTTCTGGTCACTGGGATCATTACCAAGAGGATATGTTCCCTGTAATGGACATGGACAATGAGCAGCTTGTTCTTCGTCCGATGAACTGTCCGCACCATATGGTTGTGTACAAAAATGACATTCATAGCTACAGAGAGCTTCCAATTCGTATTGCAGAGCTTGGAACAATGCACCGCTACGAAATGTCTGGTGCCCTATCTGGACTTCAGCGTGTTCGCGGGATGACTTTAAATGACGCTCATATCTTTGTTCGTCCTGATCAAATTAAGGATGAGTTCAAACGTGTTGTTAACCTTGTGCTGGATGTTTACAAGGACTTTAACCTGACAGATTATTCATTCCGTTTGTCTTACCGTGATCCGCAAGATACAGAGAAATATTTCGATGATGATGACATGTGGAACAAAGCACAAAGCATGCTGAAAGAGGCAATGGATGACCTTGGCTTAGATTACTACGAAGCTGAAGGAGAAGCAGCATTCTATGGTCCAAAGCTTGATGTTCAAGTTAAAACTGCCCTTGGCAAAGATGAAACTTTGTCTACTGTTCAGCTTGACTTCTTATTGCCGGAGCGCTTTGATCTGACATATGTTGGCGAAGACGGCAAGCAACACCGTCCTGTTGTTATCCACAGAGGTGTTGTATCAACAATGGAAAGATTCATCGCCTTCTTGATTGAAGAATATAAAGGTGCGTTCCCAACATGGCTGGCACCTGTTCAAGTCCAAGTGATTCCGGTATCACCATCTGTTCATTTTGATTATGCGAAAAAGGTACAAGAGCAGCTTCAAAATCAAGGGTTCCGTGTAGAGCTTGATGAGCGGGACGAGAAAATAGGCTACAAAATTAGAGAAGCACAAATGCAAAAAATCCCTTACATGCTTGTTGTGGGTGATAAAGAAGTGGAAGAGAATGCTGTCAATGTGCGTAAATACGGAGAGCAAAAGTCCGAAACAAT
This window encodes:
- the thrS gene encoding threonine--tRNA ligase, encoding MSEMIKITFPDGAVKEFSAGTTTEEIAGSISPGLKKKALAGKVNGELFDLRRPIDEDASFEIITPEREEALEILRHSTAHLMAQAIKRLHGNVKLGVGPVIEGGFYYDIDLEKSLTPEDLPIIEKEMAKIINENLEIIRKEVSRDDAVKLFTEMDDEYKLELIEAIPANETVTLYEQGEFIDLCRGVHVPSTGKLKEFKLLNIAGAYWRGNSDNKMLQRIYGTAFFKKADLNEHLRLLEEAKERDHRKIGKELDLFMTSQKVGQGLPLWLPKGATVRRILERYIVDKEERLGYQHVYTPIMGSVDLYKTSGHWDHYQEDMFPVMDMDNEQLVLRPMNCPHHMVVYKNDIHSYRELPIRIAELGTMHRYEMSGALSGLQRVRGMTLNDAHIFVRPDQIKDEFKRVVNLVLDVYKDFNLTDYSFRLSYRDPQDTEKYFDDDDMWNKAQSMLKEAMDDLGLDYYEAEGEAAFYGPKLDVQVKTALGKDETLSTVQLDFLLPERFDLTYVGEDGKQHRPVVIHRGVVSTMERFIAFLIEEYKGAFPTWLAPVQVQVIPVSPSVHFDYAKKVQEQLQNQGFRVELDERDEKIGYKIREAQMQKIPYMLVVGDKEVEENAVNVRKYGEQKSETIPFDAFLQGLLAEVKR